The following proteins are encoded in a genomic region of Pseudorca crassidens isolate mPseCra1 chromosome 1, mPseCra1.hap1, whole genome shotgun sequence:
- the GPR135 gene encoding LOW QUALITY PROTEIN: G-protein coupled receptor 135 (The sequence of the model RefSeq protein was modified relative to this genomic sequence to represent the inferred CDS: inserted 1 base in 1 codon; substituted 1 base at 1 genomic stop codon), which produces MEKLPPVRPTVSTTLSGSPHPGAPSAAGTPGRTSSAATATAVLSFSTASAAALGNQSGGSGSDNTGASAGGGLGGHGAAERPPLGPAAAPLLSQGAAGTAQALVLLLIFLLSSLGNCAVIGVIVKHRXLRTLTNAFTLXLSLSDLLTALLCLPAAFLDLFTPPEGPAPAAAAGPWHRQPFLSSCFGIVSTLSVALISLDRYCAIVRPTREKIGRRRALQLLAGAWLAALCFSLPWKLLRATWESPAAQSFHGCLYRTSLDPAQLGAAYSVGLVVACHLLPFLRMCFYHYHVYRTVRLSDLRVRPLTTYARVLRFFSDVRAATTVLIMTVFVICCWGPYCFLVLLTAARQAQATQAPSLLNVVAVWLTWANGAINPVIYAIRNPNISMLPGRNRPATAAAKQPKSEAGDTSLQEGLGCRACEDKFSPASMNNTGFRGESCA; this is translated from the exons ATGGAGAAGCTGCCGCCGGTGCGCCCAACAGTGAGCACAACCCTGTCGGGCAGCCCACACCCCGGCGCCCCATCCGCGGCCGGCACGCCTGGCCGGACTTCCTCTGCGGCGACGGCGACGGCCGTGCTCTCCTTCAGCACCGCGTCGGCCGCGGCGCTGGGGAACCAGAGCGGCGGGAGCGGGAGCGACAACACTGGCGCCTCGGCTGGCGGCGGCCTTGGCGGGCACGGCGCGGCGGAGAGGCCACCGCTGGGCCCCGCGGCGGCGCCGCTGCTATCTCAGGGGGCGGCGGGGACGGCCCAGGCGCTCGTCCTCCTGCTCATCTTCCTGCTGTCTAGCCTGGGCAACTGCGCGGTGATAGGGGTGATCGTGAAGCACCGGTAGCTCCGCACTCTCACCAACGCGTTCACCC TCCTGTCTCTGTCGGATCTGCTCACGGCGCTTCTCTGCCTGCCAGCCGCCTTCCTGGACCTCTTCACGCCGCCCGAGGGCCCGGcacccgccgccgccgcggggcCCTGGCACCGCCAGCCATTTCTTAGCTCGTGCTTCGGCATCGTGTCCACACTCAGCGTAGCCCTCATCTCGCTGGACCGCTACTGCGCCATCGTGCGGCCGACGCGGGAGAAGATCGGGCGCCGCCGCGCGCTGCAGCTGCTGGCCGGCGCCTGGCTGGCGGCGCTGTGCTTCTCCTTGCCCTGGAAGCTGCTCCGTGCTACCTGGGAGTCCCCGGCGGCGCAGAGCTTCCACGGCTGTCTGTACCGGACGTCCCTGGACCCCGCGCAACTGGGCGCGGCCTACAGTGTTGGGTTGGTGGTGGCTTGCCACCTGCTGCCCTTCCTGCGCATGTGCTTCTACCACTACCATGTCTACAGGACCGTGCGCCTGTCGGACTTGCGCGTGCGGCCCCTGACCACCTACGCGCGCGTGCTGCGCTTCTTCAGCGACGTGCGCGCGGCCACCACAGTGCTCATCATGACTGTCTTCGTCATCTGCTGCTGGGGGCCCTACTGCTTCCTGGTGCTGCTGACCGCGGCCCGGCAGGCCCAAGCCACGCAGGCTCCCTCGCTCCTCAACGTGGTGGCCGTATGGCTGACCTGGGCCAATGGGGCCATCAACCCTGTCATCTATGCCATTCGCAACCCAAACATTTCGATGCTCCCAGGGCGCAACCGGCCTGCGACAGCAGCAGCTAAACAGCCTAAATCCGAAGCGGGGGATACCAGCCTCCAAGAAGGGTTGGGATGCAGAGCTTGTGAAGACAAATTTTCACCCGCTTCGATGAACAATACAGGATTCCGGGGAGAATCGTGTGCTTAA